A section of the Verrucomicrobiota bacterium genome encodes:
- the gpmA gene encoding 2,3-diphosphoglycerate-dependent phosphoglycerate mutase — protein sequence MYKLVLIRHGESTWNQENRFTGWTDVDLNAKGLNEAKAAGQLLKKEGYKFDRSFVSVLKRALRTNWLILDELDELWIPVQLSWRLNERHYGSLQGLNKAETAAKFGDDQVHIWRRSYDVPPPALEKSDERFPGHDPRYKDVPQTELPLTECLKDTVDRVLPYWHNEIAPAVKRGEKVLVTAHGNTLRALVKYFDNLSEEEVLALNIPTGIPLVYELDDNLKPIRHYYLGDQEAIAAAAAAVASQGKAQK from the coding sequence ATGTACAAACTCGTTCTCATCCGCCACGGCGAAAGCACTTGGAACCAAGAAAACCGTTTTACCGGTTGGACCGATGTCGATCTCAATGCCAAGGGGCTGAATGAGGCCAAAGCGGCTGGTCAGCTTCTCAAGAAGGAGGGATACAAATTCGACCGTTCGTTTGTCTCCGTATTGAAGCGCGCCCTCCGCACCAACTGGTTGATTCTGGATGAGCTGGATGAGCTCTGGATTCCCGTTCAGCTTTCCTGGCGCCTGAATGAGCGTCACTACGGATCGCTGCAGGGTCTGAATAAAGCCGAAACAGCCGCGAAGTTCGGCGATGACCAGGTTCATATCTGGCGTCGCAGTTATGATGTACCGCCACCAGCCTTGGAAAAGAGCGACGAGCGCTTTCCCGGCCATGATCCCCGCTACAAGGATGTGCCCCAGACGGAATTGCCGCTGACCGAGTGCCTCAAGGATACGGTGGACCGTGTTCTCCCCTACTGGCACAACGAGATCGCCCCTGCGGTGAAGCGTGGCGAGAAGGTGCTGGTGACCGCTCATGGAAACACCCTCCGCGCCCTGGTGAAGTACTTCGATAATCTCAGCGAGGAAGAGGTGCTGGCCCTGAACATCCCGACTGGCATCCCGCTTGTCTATGAGCTGGACGACAACCTGAAGCCGATCCGCCATTACTATCTCGGCGACCAGGAGGCAATTGCTGCCGCAGCAGCAGCCGTGGCGTCGCAGGGGAAGGCTCAGAAGTAA
- a CDS encoding DUF202 domain-containing protein — protein MIPRYNDLAANERTYLAWMRTALALIAFGFLLERFDLLVRYFAKSMSEGKISLIPTSRLLGCEAGIILSALGLLIMLISTCRFVITNRRLESEQKETYNILSVLITGGFFIILAVFVLFYIGRFFNLA, from the coding sequence ATGATACCACGCTATAACGATCTTGCCGCCAATGAGCGGACCTATCTGGCTTGGATGCGGACGGCCCTAGCCCTCATTGCTTTCGGCTTCTTGCTGGAACGCTTCGACCTGCTTGTCCGTTATTTCGCTAAAAGCATGAGCGAGGGGAAGATTTCTCTTATTCCTACCAGCCGACTTCTCGGCTGCGAAGCAGGTATAATCCTGTCGGCACTGGGACTGCTGATCATGCTTATCTCCACATGTCGCTTTGTCATCACCAACCGGAGACTCGAAAGCGAGCAGAAGGAAACTTACAACATCCTCAGCGTCCTGATCACAGGTGGATTTTTTATCATCCTAGCCGTTTTTGTTCTCTTCTACATCGGCAGGTTTTTTAACCTTGCGTGA